The genomic stretch CGCGTGGCAACGATCTGTCCGAGGTGTGGCCGGTCATCGAGGCCCATGATCTGGGCGTATGCCTCGATCTGGGGCATTTGGTCAGTTATGGCCAGGAACGGCTTTTGCTTCGTTCCGGAATCCATGAGCGCATCCGGATCATGCATGTTTATGGAGGTGAGTCCGCGTCCGGCCATGCCGGTCTGGACCAGCTGCCCGACCCCGGGATATTGCGCCGGATTCTGACGCGGTTGACCAGACCTTGCGTGCTGGTGGTGGAGGTTTTCCATAAGGATGAATTTTCGCGATCCCTGGCGTTGCTGCGTTCCTGGCTGGACGTCTGGGGAATGAGCCATGATTGATCTGATCCTGGGCGGCAACAAGTCCGGCAAATCCGATTTTGGCCTGGAACTTTTGGCCGCCGGCCCCAAGCCCTGGACCATGATCGCCACGGGCAAATCCCGCGATTTGGCCTTTCGAGAGCAGATCCAGGCGCATCGCCAAACCCGTGATCCATCCATTCTGGTCCGGGAAGTGGGGACCGAACTGCCCGAGATCGTGGCCGAATTATCCGGTCAGACAGGATCCGTCCTCGTGGACAGTCTGGATTTTTGGATATTCGCGATTCAGAATCGGTGTTTGGATCATTCCGCGCGTCTGGCCCGACAGGCGGAATTGATCGATGCCCTTCAGGGCTGGCATGGTGGACGTCTTGTTCTCGTGTCCACGGAAATGGGCCTGGGGCCCCTGGCCTTTGACGGCTCGGTCCGGGCCTTTGCGCGGGATTTGGGACAATTGAATCGTGAAATTGCCAGGGTCAGTACAAGTGTGTATCTGGTCCTTGCCGGTCTGGCCCATAAACTCAAGTGAGAAGGTCATGGCATATTTTCGGAAGCTCGATCCGAAGCTCGCCAAGCTTCAGGAACTCCTGAACAAGAACGAGCGCTGGCTGATTCTGATCAACGCCGATCCCGACGCCCTGGCCTCGGCCCTGGCTTTAAAGCGCATTCTGGCCGGTCGCGTGGAGCAGGTTGGTATCGCCCATGTCAACGAGGTCACCCGGCCGGACAATCTGGCCATGATCCGACATCTGCGCATTCCGACCAAGCGCCTGACCCCGCCCCTGGCCGCCCAGTACGACAGGTTCGCCCTAGTCGATTCCCAGCCCCATCATCATCCGGGTTTCGCCGATATTCATTTTTCCGTGGTCATCGACCACCATCCCAAGGTCGCGGGCATGCCGGTGGACGCCGATTTCGTCGAGATTCTGCCCGAATACGGCTCCAACGCGACCATCATGACCGAATATCTCTACAATCTGAATCTGCGGCCGGGCAAATTACTGGCCACGGCCCTGTTGTACGGGATCAAGACCGACACCCAGAGTTTCGAGCGGGAATTCCACGATAATGACATGAAGGCTTTTCGGTATTTGTCGAAATTCTACAACAAGCCGCTCCTGCACAAAATCATCCGCTCGGAATTCCGCCTGGAATGGCTCAAGTATTTCACCCAGGCCTTCCGCAAGATGCGGGTCATGGGCAAGACCATTTCCATTTTCATGGGCAAGGTCGATTCCGCCGACATTCTGGTCATCCTGGCCGATTTTTTTCTGCGCGTGCATGGACTGTCCTCCACCGTGGTCAGCGGCATCCATGAAGACAAGCTGATCATTGTTTTTCGTGGCGACGGCCTGCGTCGGGACATGGGCAAGTTCGCCAAGCGCCTTTTTGGAGATTTGGGCTCGGCCGGTGGACACAAATCCATGGCCAGGGCCGAGATCCCCATGGAAAAGCTCGGCAGTCAGCCGGTCAGCCAGTTTGTCTGGGAGCGCCTGCATTCGGGCACGGAAACCAAGAAGAAGCCAGAAAACCCTCCCGAACCCACACAGAAATAATCTCCGCCTTCAATGGAGGACGCATGAGTTTACGTGAACGGCTCGGCCTCAAAACCGAGCCCATTTTTTTGATCGACGGCCACGCCTTCATTTATCGCGGTTTTTATGCCTATCCGGATTTCAAGCGCGCCGACGGGTTCCCGACTAGCGCCATGTATATTGTTTTCAAGCTGATCCTCAAAATTCTGCGCGAAGAAAAACCCACCCACTTGGTTTTTATCACCGACGGCAAGGGACCGACATTCCGCCACGAATTGTACGAGCCGTACAAGGCACAGCGCCCAAAAATGCCCGAAGGCCTGGCCGTCCAACTGGAGCCCCTCAAGGCTGGTTTGGTCCGCATGGGCGTGCCGGTGGTGGAAGCCGAAGGGGCCGAGGCCGATGACTATATCGCCAGTCTGACCGCGCGTTTCAAGACAGAGCGCGACGTGGTCATTGTCGGCGCGGATAAGGACTTGCGTCAGTGCCTGGATGGCAACGTCGTCCTGTGGGACCCGGCCCAGGGCAAGGAAAAGTTGATCACCGTGGACGGTTTCACGGCCGAGACAGGTCTTGAGCCCGGACAGTGGGCCGACTATCAGGCCATGATCGGCGATACCGCCGACAATATCCCGGGTATTCCCAAGGTCGGCCCGAAGACGGCCATGGGATTGTTGCGCCGGTTTCCGAGCCTGGCCGCGCTCAAGAAGAATTTTGACCGGCTCACGGCCAAGGAACAGACCCTGCTCGCTCCGCACATGGAGAATGTGTTCATGTATCGCGAGCTGACCACCCTGCGCACGGATTTGTGCGGGGATCTCGCCATGGACCAATTGACGGTCCGCCCGGCAAGCCCGGAGGATGTCGGGGACTTTTTTCAAACATACGAATTTCGCTCCCTGTTGGGCGAGGCACGTGGTTTGTTTGGTCAGAGCGGGACAAAAAAAGTCGTTGCTCCACAGACCCATGAGCTTCGGGAGTCTGTCGGGACGGTGGAATCGGATCGGGTCGATCCTGAAATCGTGACCGAGCTTCCATCCCTGTCCGGACAGGAAGTGGGGCTCCTGGGGCAGGATGGACGCTGGATTCTCGGTCTGGACCGGCGCGAGGTCGTTTTTATGGGACAGTCTCGGGATTTGGCCCGGGCCCTGCGTGAAGCCAGGGTTTACGTCCCTTCGGTCAAGGAAATCCTGGAAGGGGAGAAGGTGGATATGTCCGGATGCGCCGACGTCTTCGACATAGAGCTGGCCGCCTATCTGCTCAGTCCCGAGGAGCGGAATTATTCCCTGGAGCGCATTCGCGACGGGTTGGCCGATCAGCTCGAGGTCAGTGCGGACAATCCGGGCCGGACTGTATTGGCCGTGGGCCGGTTACTCAGGAAGCAGCTTTCCGCGTCCGAGTTGCTGACCCTGCTCCGTGATATGGAACTGCCCCTGACCCATGTTCTGGTGGCCATGCAAAAACGGGGTATCCGCATCGATCAGGCCAAGTTTCGCGACCTGCTGGCCATGGTCCAGTCGGAGCTGGATCGTCTGACCCTGGCCATTCACGCCCAGGCCGGGCAGGATTTCAACATCCGCTCCAGCCAGCAACTGGCGGACATACTTTTTTCCAAGCTGGGTCTGAGCAGCAAACAGAAAACGCCCAAGGGCGCGCAGTCCACGTCCAGCGCCGTGCTCGAAGGACTGGCCGTCCAGCACAAAATCGTGGCTGATATTCTGGAATTTCGGATGTACGAAAAGCTGCGCTCCACCTATCTTGAGCCTCTGCCGACCATGGCCGACGGAAACGGCCGCATCCACACCACGTTCAATCAGCTGGCCACGGCCACGGGACGACTTTCGAGCAGCAATCCGAATTTGCAGAACATTCCGGTGCGAGGCCCTTTGGGGGCGCAGATGCGTTCCTGCTTCGTGGCCGCTCCGGA from Deltaproteobacteria bacterium encodes the following:
- a CDS encoding phosphoesterase → MAYFRKLDPKLAKLQELLNKNERWLILINADPDALASALALKRILAGRVEQVGIAHVNEVTRPDNLAMIRHLRIPTKRLTPPLAAQYDRFALVDSQPHHHPGFADIHFSVVIDHHPKVAGMPVDADFVEILPEYGSNATIMTEYLYNLNLRPGKLLATALLYGIKTDTQSFEREFHDNDMKAFRYLSKFYNKPLLHKIIRSEFRLEWLKYFTQAFRKMRVMGKTISIFMGKVDSADILVILADFFLRVHGLSSTVVSGIHEDKLIIVFRGDGLRRDMGKFAKRLFGDLGSAGGHKSMARAEIPMEKLGSQPVSQFVWERLHSGTETKKKPENPPEPTQK
- the polA gene encoding DNA polymerase I; amino-acid sequence: MSLRERLGLKTEPIFLIDGHAFIYRGFYAYPDFKRADGFPTSAMYIVFKLILKILREEKPTHLVFITDGKGPTFRHELYEPYKAQRPKMPEGLAVQLEPLKAGLVRMGVPVVEAEGAEADDYIASLTARFKTERDVVIVGADKDLRQCLDGNVVLWDPAQGKEKLITVDGFTAETGLEPGQWADYQAMIGDTADNIPGIPKVGPKTAMGLLRRFPSLAALKKNFDRLTAKEQTLLAPHMENVFMYRELTTLRTDLCGDLAMDQLTVRPASPEDVGDFFQTYEFRSLLGEARGLFGQSGTKKVVAPQTHELRESVGTVESDRVDPEIVTELPSLSGQEVGLLGQDGRWILGLDRREVVFMGQSRDLARALREARVYVPSVKEILEGEKVDMSGCADVFDIELAAYLLSPEERNYSLERIRDGLADQLEVSADNPGRTVLAVGRLLRKQLSASELLTLLRDMELPLTHVLVAMQKRGIRIDQAKFRDLLAMVQSELDRLTLAIHAQAGQDFNIRSSQQLADILFSKLGLSSKQKTPKGAQSTSSAVLEGLAVQHKIVADILEFRMYEKLRSTYLEPLPTMADGNGRIHTTFNQLATATGRLSSSNPNLQNIPVRGPLGAQMRSCFVAAPDHLLVAADYSQIELRVLAHMSKDPTLCEAFASGQDIHARTASILFDTKNVSPEERRKAKTINFGLLYGMGPQKLGRELGISLKDAKEFIAVYFSKLSRVREFYEEIEAKAKELGYVTTLAGRRRMLPDINSRNANLAQQARRMAINTVVQGSAADIIKKAMLEVDKSAVIGEFGARLILQIHDELVLEAPADTARAVGEAVAGIMGGVYALSVPLAVDWGVGPDWNTAH
- a CDS encoding cobalamin biosynthesis protein, which encodes MIDLILGGNKSGKSDFGLELLAAGPKPWTMIATGKSRDLAFREQIQAHRQTRDPSILVREVGTELPEIVAELSGQTGSVLVDSLDFWIFAIQNRCLDHSARLARQAELIDALQGWHGGRLVLVSTEMGLGPLAFDGSVRAFARDLGQLNREIARVSTSVYLVLAGLAHKLK